From a region of the Nonlabens sp. Hel1_33_55 genome:
- a CDS encoding lipoprotein signal peptidase: MKLYKAILIIVAVLFIDQASKIYIKLNYMLRDSRNPILDWDKFQLLFYENPGAAWGFELPGDYGKIILTVFRIFAICGIGYWLWKSVRDKSHSILIVCIALIFAGAFGNIIDSVFYGKIFSSSMNSVATFLPENGGYGSWFHGEVVDMLYFPLFDGTWPQWVPSVGGQQFTFFNAVFNVADSAITVGVILLILFSKKAFPDKK; this comes from the coding sequence ATGAAGTTATATAAAGCAATTCTTATCATTGTAGCTGTTCTATTTATAGATCAAGCAAGTAAGATTTACATCAAGTTGAATTATATGCTTCGGGATTCTAGAAATCCTATACTAGATTGGGACAAATTCCAGCTTTTATTTTATGAAAACCCAGGTGCTGCTTGGGGTTTTGAGCTACCAGGAGATTATGGTAAAATAATACTTACTGTTTTTAGAATTTTTGCGATTTGTGGAATAGGGTATTGGCTTTGGAAAAGCGTTAGAGATAAAAGTCATTCTATTCTTATTGTGTGTATCGCTCTCATCTTTGCAGGTGCTTTTGGAAATATCATCGACAGTGTTTTCTATGGTAAAATATTTTCTAGCAGCATGAACAGCGTTGCCACGTTTCTACCAGAAAATGGAGGCTATGGCTCATGGTTTCACGGTGAGGTGGTAGATATGTTGTATTTCCCATTATTTGACGGCACATGGCCTCAATGGGTGCCTAGTGTTGGAGGTCAACAATTCACATTCTTCAATGCAGTATTCAATGTCGCTGATAGCGCCATAACCGTTGGTGTGATATTGCTAATTCTTTTTAGCAAAAAAGCTTTTCCTGATAAGAAGTAA
- a CDS encoding response regulator: MNKSLVPKVCIIDDDRLYVSLVSMMIKKNSFAEELLVFQNGRDALDYFAKAIDDPNETLPTIILLDLNMPIMNGWEFLKKMEPYANKMLERNIKLNVVSSTINPDEVNRAENHDIVHNFITKPISKDAIASAFLN; encoded by the coding sequence ATGAATAAGTCACTAGTTCCCAAAGTCTGTATCATTGATGATGACCGTCTTTATGTGAGCCTGGTATCCATGATGATCAAAAAAAATTCATTTGCAGAGGAGCTTTTGGTATTTCAAAATGGTAGGGATGCCCTAGATTATTTTGCAAAAGCCATCGATGATCCTAATGAAACCTTACCAACCATCATTTTATTGGATCTTAATATGCCTATTATGAATGGATGGGAATTTTTAAAGAAAATGGAACCTTACGCTAATAAAATGTTGGAGCGTAATATCAAGCTTAATGTAGTTAGTTCCACTATCAATCCAGATGAGGTCAATCGCGCCGAAAACCACGACATTGTCCATAACTTTATTACCAAGCCTATTTCAAAAGATGCTATCGCTAGCGCTTTCTTAAACTAG